The Oxyura jamaicensis isolate SHBP4307 breed ruddy duck chromosome Z, BPBGC_Ojam_1.0, whole genome shotgun sequence genome window below encodes:
- the CZH18orf32 gene encoding UPF0729 protein C18orf32 homolog produces the protein MVCIPCIVIPVLLWVYKKFLEPYIYPVIAPFIKRVWPKKAVQETTATKQGQGGGARNPRAPSASERDKGDESGIYQFESNGVANGIAARRSTELSDKKTD, from the exons ATGGTGTGCATTCCCTGTATCGTCATTCCGGTTCTTCTCTGGGTCTACAAGAAATTCCTGGAGCCCTACATCTATCCCGTCATCGCACCTTTCATTAAGCGCGTGTGGCCCAAGAAAGCCGTGCAGGAAACGACAGCCACAAAGCAAGGGCAAGGGGGCGGTGCTAGAAATCCCCGGGCACCTTCAGCCAGCGAAAGAGATAAGGGGGATGAGTCTGGAATTTACCAA tttgaAAGCAACGGGGTTGCCAATGGGATTGCTGCAAGGAGATCCACGGAACTTTCCgacaagaaaacagattaa